One region of Stigmatella erecta genomic DNA includes:
- a CDS encoding acyl carrier protein — translation MTHPQGLPPGAGKDRLIASLRAASPQRRARLLMDFLQEQLGPRLGMEPAEIGPRDNLMELGVDSIKAVELKGLLEQELELELNSSLAFDQPNLEALTGFLLEAARLKAPGPAAPPPPAPRAPPPPSGEDPALSEEQLAELLAAELQALKNP, via the coding sequence GTGACCCACCCACAAGGCCTGCCCCCCGGGGCAGGCAAGGACCGTCTCATTGCCTCGCTGCGGGCCGCCTCGCCCCAGCGCCGCGCCCGGCTGCTCATGGACTTCCTCCAGGAGCAGCTCGGTCCCCGCCTGGGCATGGAGCCCGCGGAGATTGGCCCGCGCGACAACCTCATGGAGCTGGGCGTGGACTCGATCAAGGCGGTCGAGCTCAAGGGCCTGCTGGAGCAGGAGCTGGAGCTGGAGCTCAACAGCTCCCTGGCCTTTGATCAGCCCAACCTGGAGGCCCTGACGGGCTTCCTGCTGGAAGCCGCGCGGCTCAAGGCCCCCGGGCCCGCGGCGCCCCCGCCCCCGGCGCCCCGCGCGCCCCCTCCCCCCTCCGGCGAAGACCCGGCCCTGTCCGAGGAACAGCTCGCGGAGCTGCTCGCGGCGGAGCTGCAGGCGCTGAAAAACCCTTAA
- a CDS encoding FcoT family thioesterase has translation MSAIEPKASPLIVEDPALLQQVLLPYKPHCRYLLRAHLEHEGVLPPETRSRAVRAAAVGTFSIPESCYIADTGHFNAVEFNICYNQLAYYLLATCASRQLEPLASWSIEEYRRRQLSDFLIVQFSSSFRRQMKSAHFTGRVEISKVMSRGKSMFLKTYCRFEDGHGGMSEGEPLIAITGESDAPPAASLGA, from the coding sequence ATGAGCGCCATCGAGCCCAAGGCCTCCCCCCTCATCGTGGAAGATCCAGCCCTGCTCCAGCAGGTGCTGTTGCCCTACAAACCACACTGCCGCTACCTGCTGCGCGCGCACCTGGAGCACGAGGGTGTGCTGCCGCCGGAGACCCGCTCCCGGGCGGTCCGGGCGGCGGCCGTGGGAACCTTCTCCATTCCGGAATCCTGCTACATCGCGGACACGGGGCACTTCAACGCTGTCGAATTCAACATTTGTTACAACCAGCTCGCCTACTACCTGCTGGCCACCTGCGCGTCCCGTCAGCTGGAGCCCCTGGCCTCCTGGAGCATCGAGGAGTACCGCCGCCGGCAGCTCTCGGACTTCCTCATCGTCCAGTTCTCCAGCTCGTTCCGCCGGCAGATGAAGTCCGCGCACTTCACCGGGCGCGTGGAGATCAGCAAGGTGATGAGCCGGGGCAAGTCCATGTTCCTCAAGACGTACTGCCGCTTCGAGGATGGCCATGGGGGCATGAGTGAAGGCGAGCCGCTGATCGCCATCACGGGCGAGTCCGACGCCCCGCCCGCAGCTTCCCTCGGGGCCTGA
- a CDS encoding TauD/TfdA dioxygenase family protein: MKIQPLSPGRIGAEISQLDLRATTAEDAKRIRQAIYEHKLVIFHGQSPSPEEYIEFSRKIGRPQVYFQQNYHHPKYPELFVSSNVLEDGKKVGVSGTGRYWHTDYQFFQEPLPLVMVYPQILPTAKRETYFIDMQRVYEALPAELRALVEGRRAIQEGKWRYKITPEDIDKALVDIVAAVEKQVPAITHPAVIEHPLTGRKSLYVSSGFTTGLEGLSHEENRALMAKLFAFIEQDAHVQTYSYQPGDILLWENRALLHKASDNPLGEPSKSYRIGIYDELPFYKS; encoded by the coding sequence ATGAAAATTCAACCCCTCTCACCGGGACGTATTGGCGCGGAGATCTCTCAGTTGGATCTCCGGGCCACGACCGCCGAGGATGCCAAGCGCATCCGCCAGGCGATCTACGAACACAAGCTCGTCATCTTCCATGGGCAGAGTCCCTCGCCCGAGGAATACATCGAGTTCTCGCGGAAGATCGGCAGGCCCCAGGTCTACTTCCAGCAGAACTACCACCACCCCAAGTACCCCGAGCTCTTCGTCTCCTCCAACGTGCTCGAGGATGGCAAGAAGGTGGGCGTCTCGGGGACGGGCCGCTACTGGCACACGGACTACCAGTTCTTCCAGGAGCCGCTGCCGCTCGTCATGGTCTACCCACAGATCCTCCCCACGGCGAAGCGGGAGACTTACTTCATCGACATGCAGCGCGTGTACGAGGCGCTGCCCGCCGAGCTGCGCGCCCTGGTGGAGGGCCGCCGCGCCATCCAGGAGGGCAAGTGGCGCTACAAAATCACGCCCGAGGACATCGACAAGGCCCTCGTCGACATCGTCGCCGCGGTGGAGAAGCAGGTGCCCGCCATCACCCACCCGGCGGTCATCGAGCACCCGCTCACGGGCCGCAAGAGCCTCTATGTGAGCAGTGGTTTCACCACGGGCCTCGAAGGCCTGTCTCACGAGGAGAACCGCGCGCTGATGGCAAAGCTGTTTGCCTTCATCGAGCAGGACGCCCACGTGCAGACGTATTCCTACCAGCCCGGTGACATCTTGCTCTGGGAGAACCGGGCCCTGTTGCACAAGGCGTCTGACAACCCGCTGGGGGAGCCGAGCAAGAGCTACCGCATTGGCATCTACGACGAGCTGCCCTTCTACAAGAGCTAA
- a CDS encoding aromatic ring-hydroxylating oxygenase subunit alpha, producing the protein MSNRNGWEKNVVERLVSLVETRAQPLAGRMVPIPVEHYRSRERLELERRHVFERFPLVVGFSTQIREPGSFFTHDASGVPIVVTRDTSGVLRAFLNVCRHRGAKLAGEACGSGRTVLACRYHGWRYGLDGKLRAVPGLKSFPELNREERGLVPLPVAERHGLVFVRPTPGEPLELEAFLGPVFEELESYGFSRRVVFESSVRTVACNWKLMVETVLEAYHISVLHRKTGGLAFEENLVLFDESTPPHGRFVLPLRGLQRPEEVAPGSLLQYASPLYWMFPNSVILFSGAFAHFLSMFPLDEGHCRVQGASLRLEGPLDAEAQAALQQEYGQYWATILEDISVTETIQAGFGSGANRELLLGGFEAVADTHFHAVLARLLSQG; encoded by the coding sequence ATGAGCAATCGAAACGGCTGGGAGAAAAATGTCGTCGAGCGGCTCGTGAGCTTGGTGGAGACCCGCGCTCAGCCCCTGGCCGGGCGCATGGTGCCCATCCCGGTGGAGCACTACCGCTCGCGCGAACGATTGGAGTTGGAGCGGCGCCACGTGTTCGAGCGCTTCCCCCTGGTGGTTGGCTTCAGCACCCAGATCCGCGAGCCCGGGAGCTTCTTCACCCACGACGCCTCGGGTGTCCCCATCGTGGTGACGCGCGATACCTCGGGGGTCCTCCGGGCCTTCCTCAATGTGTGCAGGCACCGGGGCGCGAAGCTGGCCGGGGAGGCGTGCGGCTCGGGCCGCACGGTGCTCGCGTGCCGGTATCACGGCTGGCGCTACGGGCTGGATGGCAAGCTGCGCGCCGTGCCGGGGCTGAAGAGCTTCCCGGAGCTCAACCGGGAGGAGCGGGGGCTCGTGCCGCTTCCGGTGGCCGAGCGGCATGGCCTCGTCTTCGTCCGGCCCACGCCCGGCGAGCCGCTGGAGCTGGAGGCGTTCCTGGGGCCGGTGTTCGAGGAGCTGGAGTCGTATGGTTTCTCGCGCCGCGTGGTCTTCGAGTCCTCGGTGCGGACCGTGGCCTGCAACTGGAAGCTGATGGTGGAGACGGTGCTCGAGGCGTACCACATCTCGGTGTTGCACCGGAAAACCGGGGGGCTCGCCTTCGAGGAGAACCTGGTGCTGTTCGATGAGTCCACGCCCCCACACGGCCGCTTCGTGCTGCCGCTGCGAGGGCTCCAGCGGCCGGAAGAGGTGGCGCCGGGGAGCCTCCTTCAGTACGCGAGCCCGCTCTACTGGATGTTCCCCAACAGCGTGATTCTCTTCTCGGGCGCGTTCGCCCACTTCCTGTCGATGTTCCCCCTGGACGAGGGCCACTGCCGGGTTCAGGGCGCCTCGCTCCGGTTGGAGGGCCCCCTCGACGCGGAGGCCCAGGCGGCGCTCCAGCAGGAGTACGGCCAGTACTGGGCCACCATCCTGGAGGACATCTCGGTCACCGAGACCATCCAGGCGGGATTCGGCTCGGGCGCCAACCGGGAGCTCCTCCTGGGGGGGTTCGAGGCCGTGGCGGACACGCACTTCCACGCGGTGCTGGCGCGCCTTCTGAGCCAGGGGTGA